From the genome of Argentina anserina chromosome 4, drPotAnse1.1, whole genome shotgun sequence, one region includes:
- the LOC126790641 gene encoding receptor-like kinase TMK4, translated as MGLLQTLLPLLLLLLLHLTAADDAVVMSKLLENLKPSGWSSSTSYCSWDGVKCDSDTSKRVTSINLPSQSLSGPLPSNLNSLSELTTLALQSNSLSGPFPTLANLSNLREVFLDTNNFSSIPASCFQGLTSLQTLSMGSNNNLAPWLFPSELTQSTSIVTLQAGNTNLYGTIPDIFASFANLQNLRLSYNNLTGPLPGSFAGSGIQYLWINNQQLGMSGGVGVLSNMTSLTQAWLNKNQFSGEIPDLSQCSALGELRLRDNVFTGTVPATLLGLASLQNVTLDNNKLQGPLPEFGSKVTASFDGNSFCKTTAGPCDPQVTTLLQVAGALGYPESLAEAWTGNDACDSWSYITCDSSGKVITVNFENQHFNGTISPTFANLTSLQRLLLKNNNLTGTIPASLTTLAALKTLDASNNNLYGDIPKFATGVNVVTSGNKLIGTLPSLDGGGTSPSGNNSTAPNGSPSPSANGNSVSPGMIAGIVIAVVVFIGVLLFVFIKCYLGKKHRKFGRVDNTLNGIEIAKSDATSCANGYHGVASELQSQSSGDLHVFEGGNVAISIQVLRQVTDNFSEDNILGRGGFGVVYKGELHDGTKIAVKRMESVAVGTKGLNEFQAEIAVLTKVRHRHLVALLGYCINGNERLLVYEYMPQGTLTQHLFDWRETGVTPLTWKQRVTVALDVARGVEYLHSLAQQSFIHRDLKPSNILLGDDMRAKVADFGLVKNAPDGKYSVETRLAGTFGYLAPEYAATGRVTTKVDVYAFGVVLMELMTGRKALDDTMPDERSHLVSWFRRVLVNKENIPKSLDQTLDPDEETMESIYKVAELAGHCTAREPYQRPDMGHAVNILGPLVEHWKPTTHEEEDENSGINMHMNLSQAVQRWQADEGTSRMFDDLSYSQSSIPSKPSGFADSFASTDCR; from the exons ATGGGTCTTCTTCAAACCCTactccctctcctcctccttctcctcctccacctcacCGCCGCTGACGACGCCGTCGTCATGTCCAAGCTCCTCGAGAATCTCAAACCCAGCGGCTGgtcctcctccacctcctaCTGCTCCTGGGACGGCGTCAAATGCGACTCCGACACTTCCAAACGCGTCACCTCCATCAACCTCCCCTCCCAGTCCCTCTCCGGCCCCCTCCCCTCCAATCTCAACTCCCTCTCCGAACTCACCACCCTCGCCCTCCAGTCCAACTCCCTCTCCGGCCCCTTCCCCACCCTCGCCAACCTCTCCAACCTCCGCGAAGTCTTCCTCGACACCAACAACTTCTCCTCCATCCCCGCCTCCTGCTTCCAAGGCCTCACCAGCCTCCAGACCCTCAGCATGGGATCCAACAACAACCTCGCCCCCTGGCTCTTCCCCTCCGAGCTCACCCAGTCCACCAGCATCGTCACCCTCCAAGCCGGCAACACCAACCTCTACGGCACCATCCCCGACATTTTCGCCTCCTTCGCCAACCTACAGAACCTCAGACTCTCCTACAACAACCTCACCGGGCCCCTCCCCGGGTCGTTCGCCGGATCTGGGATTCAGTATCTCTGGATTAACAACCAGCAGCTCGGTATGTCCGGTGGAGTCGGCGTCCTTTCGAATATGACTTCCTTGACTCAGGCCTGGCTGAACAAGAATCAGTTCAGCGGCGAGATCCCGGACCTCTCGCAGTGTAGTGCTCTCGGCGAGCTTCGCCTGAGGGACAATGTGTTCACTGGGACGGTCCCCGCGACGCTGTTGGGGCTGGCTTCTTTGCAGAATGTTACTTTGGACAACAATAAGCTGCAGGGTCCTTTGCCCGAGTTTGGGTCCAAGGTGACGGCGAGCTTCGATGGGAATAGCTTCTGCAAGACCACTGCCGGGCCGTGTGATCCGCAGGTGACTACGCTGCTGCAGGTTGCCGGGGCTCTGGGGTATCCCGAGTCACTGGCGGAGGCTTGGACAGGGAACGATGCGTGCGATAGCTGGAGCTACATTACTTGTGATTCTTCTGGGAAGGTGATTACGGTGAATTTCGAGAACCAGCATTTCAATGGGACTATTTCACCTACGTTTGCCAACCTCACATCGCTGCAGAGACTGTTGTTGAAGAACAACAACTTGACGGGGACCATACCGGCTAGCCTGACCACATTAGCTGCGCTGAAGACTCTGGATGCCTCCAATAACAATTTATATGGTGACATCCCGAAATTTGCGACCGGGGTGAATGTGGTTACTAGTGGTAATAAGTTGATTGGGACTTTACCGAGCCTGGATGGTGGAGGGACCTCACCGTCTGGCAACAACTCGACTGCACCAAATGGGAGTCCTTCTCCATCGGCAAATGGTAACTCGGTGTCGCCTGGTATGATTGCTGGTATAGTCATTGCTGTTGTTGTTTTCATTGGAGTGTTGTTGTTCGTGTTCATCAAATGTTATTTGGGTAAGAAGCATAGGAAGTTTGGAAGAGTGGATAATACGCTGAATGGTATTGAAATTGCTAAGAGTGATGCGACCAGTTGTGCAAATGGGTACCATGGAGTTGCAAGTGAGTTGCAGAGCCAGAGCAGTGGTGACCTCCATGTTTTTGAGGGTGGAAATGTCGCTATCTCGATCCAAGTTCTTAGACAAGTGACAGACAATTTTAGTGAGGATAATATTTTGGGTAGAGGAGGATTTGGAGTAGTCTACAAAGGTGAATTACATGATGGGACTAAAATTGCTGTTAAGAGGATGGAATCAGTGGCAGTAGGTACTAAGGGATTGAACGAGTTTCAGGCGGAAATTGCAGTCCTCACTAAGGTCAGGCACAGGCATTTGGTTGCTCTGTTAGGATACTGCATTAATGGCAATGAGAGACTTCTGGTGTACGAGTACATGCCACAAGGAACATTGACACAACATTTGTTTGATTGGCGCGAGACTGGAGTAACTCCTCTTACTTGGAAGCAGAGAGTGACAGTTGCTTTGGATGTAGCAAGAGGAGTAGAATATCTACACAGCTTAGCTCAACAAAGTTTCATTCACAGAGACTTGAAACCCTCAAATATACTTCTCGGGGATGACATGAGGGCGAAGGTTGCGGACTTTGGTTTAGTTAAAAATGCCCCTGATGGAAAGTATTCAGTTGAGACACGATTGGCAGGGACATTTGGGTATCTTGCACCAGAATATGCag CTACCGGCAGAGTGACAACAAAGGTGGATGTTTATGCATTTGGAGTGGTGTTGATGGAGTTGATGACTGGTCGAAAAGCTCTAGATGATACCATGCCAGATGAAAGGTCTCATTTGGTCTCATGGTTCCGCAGAGTCCTTGTCAACAAAGAAAACATCCCCAAGTCCCTCGACCAAACTCTTGACCCTGATGAGGAGACAATGGAGAGCATATACAAAGTTGCGGAGCTTGCGGGTCACTGCACAGCTCGTGAGCCATATCAGAGACCAGACATGGGCCATGCAGTCAACATCTTGGGTCCTCTTGTTGAGCACTGGAAACCTACCAcccatgaagaagaagatgaaaacagTGGCATTAACATGCACATGAACCTTTCTCAAGCTGTGCAAAGATGGCAAGCTGATGAAGGTACTTCAAGGATGTTTGATGATTTGTCCTACTCCCAATCAAGCATCCCTTCAAAACCTTCCGGGTTTGCAGACTCATTCGCTTCAACGGACTGCCGATGA